The DNA sequence GCCGTCTCCGGATCTCCCATTTTATCTCTTACTTCCTGACGGGAAAGGTTTTGACTCAGTCCTTCAGGCGAACGGACTTCCGAAGTATTTGTATATAAAGCCGTCACTTCTCCGTCTGCCACTCCTGCCATTCGGAAATTTTTATAGTTATCGTGATAAGCATACCATTCAAACCCATAGTGACTTTCAGTAATCCGCTCCGGTTCTCCCCACATTTGCTCTAATAAATTTACATCATCTCCGACGGAAATGCCGGCAGCCTGAAACATGTCTGCATTTCCTTGTGCCTGAGACTGCTCTTCTTCCAAAGGCTGCTCTACAGGAGCGAGAATTTCTTTATTGTCATATTCAATAAGCATGGCATGCTCCGCGTCTTCCCAGCTCACTTCTCCACCTAACGATTCTGCGATGAAGCGGGCGGGAGCATATAAAGTATTCCCCTCTCTGTTTGCAGGCAATTCAAGCTCTGCTTCTTCCCCATTAAGAGAGGCTGAGCCGCTTCCCTCAGTAAGCTCGATGGTTATATCTCCTTTTTCTGCAGTAACGGCTTCTGCGTCATTTTCAATAATTACCGCGTCCATTTCTTCAAGTAAACGGACTGCCGGCGCCATAGTATGGCCGTCTTTCATAACAGATCCTTCAAGGCTGACTTTCTCGGTAGATAAGGTTTCCGTATTTTGAAAACTTTCATCTCGTAATTCCTCCGTTTCTTCGAACGGATACCACCAGACGAATACGATAACTGCTATAAAGAAAAAAATTGAAAAACCGGATCCCCGGTTGTAATATCTCATTAGTATTCTGCTCCTCCATTCGCTTTCAATCTGCGTCGGGCAGTCCAGCTGTATAAACAGGCCCGATCCTTTTGAATACATATACGGTTGGACCTGTATGCAGGTTTCCTTATTGTAACGGAGACAGCCGTAAAGGGGAAAGAATCTTTCTGGAAGTTACATATTTTTTAGTTCGGTGAAGACCGCGTAATGCTGAGAACTCCGTCTGCTACCGGCTCTTTTTCAAGGATAATTTTATCCGGGGCCCCGGGGACAGAAATCCTGCACGGGAAAACGCTGGAGTCTCTGCAGAGCGTGGGTACATTCATCGTTGTACTTCCCGATGCTTCTACGCCGGCCAGAACGGCATTCTTGAATTCTCCTCTCTAAAAAACGTCATGACAGAAATACGTCATGACGCCTCAGGGGGATATTAAATACGAATATACATATTAAGTGAACTTTTGAAGCCTGCCTCTAAAACTTTTGTCTCTGCTGCTGTCAAAAGGAATGTGGAGCTGCCTAATAAAGCCGGTTCACCTACAGAAATGTTGGGAGGCCTATCCAACCGGTAAAAAGGATGGATGTGCGTCCGTTCTTCTTTACACATCAACGAACCGTTTAATTTGAGTAAGTTTTCTTTCTCCTACTCCTCTTATTTCTGCCAGGTCATCGACCGATTGAAAATCTCCGTGTTCTTTTCGATGTTTTACTATTTTTTCAGCCAGATCGGTTCCGATACTAGGAACATTCACTAAATCTTCAGCCGTTGCTTCATTTAATTTATAAAAAACAGGACCTTCTTTCTCGGGCTCGCTATCTGATTCTTCCGGTTCTGTGTTGTCGGCACCGGCTGAAGTTTCTTTCCCAGCCGGGCTTTCTTTACTCGTCTCTTCTTCCTTTTCTTCATCCTGCTTTTCTTCTATCTGCTCTTTTTCTGCGTTTTTCTCGTCTGCCGTTTCTTTGGCTTGCCCGGAATCAGCCGATACGGGTTCTTCCGCTTCGGAAGATTTTACAGCAGGTTCCTCTTTATCGGAGGTTTCTGCAGCATGCAGTTCCGAGTCCTCTTTTTGTTCCGGACTTCCTCCCGTTTCTTCATTTATATTTACTTCTTTCTCCTTTTCCTGTTGATCCCGCTTCTCTTCTTTCTCCGACGGTACACCGGCAGTTTCCCTATCTTTCTTTTTAGAAGAGGTTTTCGGTTTTTGTACTTCTTTTTCTTCACTGTTTTCCTGGGACTGCTTTTTTTCAGCTTCTGCTTTGTTTTTCTTAGCGGAAGACGATTTCGAATCTTTTTTCGCGCCGGACGTTGATTTCTGCTTCTTTTTCGTTTCTACTTCGGTTTCTCTGCGGCGCTTACTTGAAGCTGCCTTCTTTGCTTTAATTTCGGAGGAAGTGTCAGCACTTTCAAGCTTCTTTTTCTCCGATGTTTTATCTTTGTTTTCACCATCTTCCAGCCAATTTAATATTTTTGTGCGCGCCTGTGGAATAATCGTCCATGCCGCTGCAGCTGAAGTTACCATTGCAAACCATTTCTTCATAAATAAATACCTCACTTCCTGAATTCGTAGTTATTGATATTTTGCTTATTCTTGTAGTATTCTCCCGTAAATGAATTCATAGAATAAGTTTTCCCTTTCTTGCTCTTAAAAACACCTCTTTTCCGCAGAAAGTCAACTTTTTCATTTTTTGAAAGGAATTCATGAATAATTGTCGAATATATGTTTGTCTATCCCAGTATCTGCGTTTCCGGATTCCAGCATGAGAATCCGGCAGTAAATCGTTATTTCCCTGCCTGAATGAAGAATTAGTTCCACTGCCTTAAACGAAATCGTTCCAACATCTCTGCCCTTCATGACTATGCTTTATAAAGGATGAAGTCTTATGTTCCATTTAACCCAGCTTCCTGATCAACCTGCCATTTACTATCATGCCTCTGCGGACCAGGCGGTATTTCTGCGGAGAGAAGACTTTCAAAAGTATCTTAAGCTGCTTTCAGGATCGAAACAGAAATATTCTTTTCAGCTTCTGGCCTATTCTTTAACTACTTCCGACGTTCATCTTCTTATAGAACCGGGCAGCTTTCCACCTGAAAAAATCATTCATTTTATTCATCATCAATACGCTTTTTATATAAAAAAGAAATATGGTATCAGCAGACCTGTCTTTTCTGACAGTCGGACGTTACCGGTTCTGAATACAAGAAGCTGTCTGGAAATATGTAAATATATTCATTTATTTCCTTTTTTAACAGAGAGATGTTCGCGGCCGCTTCTCTACCGCTGGAACAGCTACCAGGCTTACATATTAAATACTTCTCTGGATCTTACAGATAAATCACTGATCTATTCATATTTTCCATTGGAAACACAGAGCTCCATGCAGGAATTTCATGAAAGAGAAATTTCTCTGTTTGCTTCTCCAGTTGACATGAAAAGTTTTCTTGCTGCCTATGTTGAAACGGCTTTTCAATTTGCCCTCGGTTTTAACACGCCGGGTATATCCCAGACATTTCTCTTGTCTTCTCCTGCTCCGGAACGGGGATAAAGGTCATTACTCCTCATTTACCAGAAAATTTAGTATAATAGCACTTACATCTGGTGGTAAGAAAAAGTTCTGTTTTCTCAAGCCTGCCCCCAGGCAGCATCCACCATAGGATGCGACCTTATTCATGCACCAGGAAACCCACATAGAAAGGACGCTAAACTATGATGAACCGATCTGCCTGTACAGCTGCTTTTTTCTTCAGTCTTTTGTTGATCTTTATGATTCCGCTGCAGGCAAATGCTTCCAGCGGAAAGACAGCTTTCGATTCAAACGCCGGCAAACAGGTGAAGCAGATTCCTCAGTACGATGCAAGCGGACTTCAGGGTAAAAGCTCTCTTTCTGTTGATGAGCATTTTGATATTTCCGGACAGACAAATGCTGCAGGATCACTTATAGCCGCTAATTCCATCGAAACGATTGCTTATCACAAAAATGGAAAATCGAGGTTTTATCCCTCCAGCACGACTAAAATTATGACGCTTTATACAGCTTTAAAGCATGGAAATCTGGACGAGGAAGTACTTATTCCTGTGGAAGCAGTGGATGTCCCTTACGACAGCTCGCTCGCCGAAGTTCGTCCCGGGGAAAAAATGTCTCTCGAAACCCTTCTGTACGGACTTATGCTGCCTTCAGGAAACGACGCTGCAGTCGCGACAGCTCACCATATCAGTGGTTCTACAGAAAAGTTTATGGAACTTGTTAACGACGAGGCTGCTGCTATGGGCGCAGAAGATACTCACTTTGTTAATCCGCACGGATACCACGATCCAGAGCACTATACCACCCCTTATGATCTGGCTCTGATGATGTTTGAACTTTTGAAGCAGGAAGATGCAGAACAGTTTTTAACTACCCACACTTATAAAGGAGACTATACGGACCCATTTGGAGAAAATAAACAGAGAGTATGGACGACGACAAACGAACAAATTTATCCTGTTTCAAAATCATACTCTCCTTTTGTGACCGGGGGGAAAACAGGCTATACGAGCCAGGCACGCTATAATCTGGTCAGTTTCACTAATGCCGGCGGAAACTTATATGTGACCGCAGCGATGCGGGGCGGCAAAGAAAACCGCTACACTGATACCGCTTATCTGGTAACAAGCGCGCTCGCCGAAACAGAAATACCGCATTCTCCCGTCGAACAAATATCCGGCTTTACTTTTTGGAAAAAATAAAGCGGCAGATCAAGTTCCACATAAAATGCCCGGGGGCCCCCGCTTTTGCCCCCGGGCATATTTCTTAAGCTGTATTAAAATCTGTTGTTGATACATGTAGAAAACTCCGCTTCCACTGGCATGTTTCCGCTTCGTTTTAATTTTCCAATACAGAAAGCCCTCTGGTTAAATAAAGAAGGCAGAAAGGTAGAAACAATGCCAGGGCGGAAACGCCTGCGGAAAAAGAAAGCAGGAAGATCCTCCCGGACGATAGAGAGGGAGAGCTGAAGGCTTTCTCCGCGGCAGGCGGAGGAGCCGCAGGCACTTCAAAAACAACACGGAGCTTTAACAGAGACACTCATCCAAATATTTTTGCACCATGAAGCATGAAAATGCCCTTTTACAAGAATAGAATTTCTATCTATAAAGGTGGTATGAAAGATGTTCAAGAAAGGATCTTCTTTAGTAGGCGGCAGATACTTCTCTATCTTTTTACCGTAAGCTGGAGTGGACATGGGTCGACTCCGGGGCGAATAAGGACGAGCACCACCCCTGCCGAGCGCAGGGAGGAAGGGATTAGCTGAGACCGGCCGCCCGGAAAGCGTCCCGATGGAAACGAAAGCGACCATTCATTGCTTATCTGTTTTATTTTCAAGGCAGCCATAAAAAAAGTGATTTTCTCTGCCGTGTCCGGCGGGGACGCCAGTGGGGTTAAAGCGCCGCCTGAAGATCCTCTCCAATTAATCCGGGAATTGGAAATAGCTGAAGACAAACCCCACGGCAGGCTTCCGCCGGTAAGCGGAGGAGAAAATACAAGGAATAGAATACATAGACTTTTTTCTTTACTTAATCAACACTCTGAAAGCCTGTTAGACAAATTCCTGTCTAACAGGCTTTTTAACACCTTTTCCGTTTCCGTAAGTTCTTCCCGGACTGTCTCGATAGACCTTTTGAGACAGCGCCTTGAAACTGTGGAAGTCTTTGGCTAAAGTTCTTCTCACTTTTTTAGTCGATTTTGAACTTTCCCTCTATTTTTATAACCTTTTCGATTTATGAAGTAGTTTTCTTTCTTCTCTGCTTTTTCATTGGAATAATAATAAACAAATTAATAAGCCCGGATATAATCGCGGCAGCTGCGAGAGTTATCAAAAACAGCGACACGCTCGTTCCGATCCCCATAACTTCACCTGCAAAACCGATCCCCCCGACTAAAGTAATGAATCCAATGAAGGTCACTGAGTTAACAGCGTCCCCGGCAAAATCAAGCAGACCTTCGAGCATTTCACCAATAAATACATAGAGGAAAGCGAGACTGACTCCTGCAAATAGTAGAATGAGATAGACGGTCGTCATCGGAAATCCAAATAGCTCCATTTTCAATTCCTCCTTCTCTCCTGCTTGTTAATCGAAATACCAGATATTTTTCCGTTACTGTTAAAAATTGAGAACCTTCTCATGAAAAAAACAAGATTCGGAAGAGGGAAACTGTTGAAGATTGTCCGTACCCTTCTTCCCTCTTTATTACTGTATTTCCCTTTTTTCAATTCAAATTAAACGCAGGTGAAAAGTTTTTATTGGAAGCTCTGTTTGAAAATTTCAGTCAGGATTCAAGTAATCAGCGTTAAAAGAAATAATGACGCTGCACCATACACCTTCTGCCGATTGTCCGTTATGTTATTTTTGGTTTCTGAAGCACGATGCTCGTCAGTGGCGGAAGAGTAATCAGTCCTTTAAAGACGTGTTCGTTTTCTTTCTCTGAAGCATTCTTCCAGCTGCCAGCGGGAAGTTCCACGTGTTCCGCGGTTTCTGTACTATGGTTCATCACGGATAAATAATCGACATCCCCGGAGGCCCGGCGAACTGTTTCGACAGCTGTATTCTCCATTTGCAGGGACAGCCCGGCTTCCGTGAAAGCTTCTTTATATAGTCGAAGAAGCATATCCCTGTTCAAGCCGCTGCCAACATAATAAACCGTTCCTTTTCCATACTGATTTTTCGTTACTGCTGCTTTCCCGTCAAACCATGTATCCTCATAAACAGCGAGCACTTCTGCTGAAATCGGTTCAATAAAATCGCACCAGACTTCCGTATTTCCTCCCGTACCGCCAAGGGCACCCCTGACTCCCCGGACAGAACCTTTTCTTTCCCCGCGCAGGGAATCATATTCGTGTACTTCAATCCCGCACAGCTCAGCGAGCTCACCTGGAAGCGTCTGATCAGTGACGACATTATCAGCATCTTTTACGCCGGTCCGGTAACTGAATATGATCGTGCCGCCTGCTTCCGCGAACTGTTTAAATTTCTCATTCATTTCTTTTTTAGCTAAAAAATAAACCGGGACGATGAGCACTTTATAGTCCGTCAGGTCCTCTTTTTCCCGGAAGATATCTGTCTGCATCTGCAGCGCATGAGCCGGTTCATAAAAACGAAGCACCTCCTGAGGGTAGGAAAAGTTGTCGGACTGCGGCTGTATATTCCATGCCCACTCGTTTTCCGGATCGTGATAAAAACCAATTTCTTTAGGGAAGACAGCTTCCAGAAAATCATCGGCAAAAGGCTCCAGTGATTGAATAACACCACGGACCTCTTCGAACTTTCTGCGCGGTTTTCCGTCGTGGTCCAGTATGCCGTGGCAGAACTGCTCGGTTCCGAACCGTGCCGCTCTCCAACGAAAGTATACGATCGCTTCCGCTCCACGGGAAATGGCCTGATAGGTCCATAATTTCAGATGCCCCGGCCGCGGAAGGTAGCCTATCTGGCTCCACCCCTGTGCCCCGGAAAGTTCCTCCATGACCCAGTAGCCTTTCCCCTGCTTTGTCGCGCGGCAGAGATCATGCTGACGGGCAATCGCAGCAGGGTGGATCGGCTCTGCCAATCCTCCCCAGACGGGATAGTTATCAAAAGAAATGAAATCGAGATCTTCTGCTATCGCATTTTGATCCTGGGCAAGACCGGTATAAACAAAGTTATGGGTAATAAACTGCCTTTT is a window from the Alkalicoccus halolimnae genome containing:
- a CDS encoding CAP-associated domain-containing protein, whose translation is MRYYNRGSGFSIFFFIAVIVFVWWYPFEETEELRDESFQNTETLSTEKVSLEGSVMKDGHTMAPAVRLLEEMDAVIIENDAEAVTAEKGDITIELTEGSGSASLNGEEAELELPANREGNTLYAPARFIAESLGGEVSWEDAEHAMLIEYDNKEILAPVEQPLEEEQSQAQGNADMFQAAGISVGDDVNLLEQMWGEPERITESHYGFEWYAYHDNYKNFRMAGVADGEVTALYTNTSEVRSPEGLSQNLSRQEVRDKMGDPETAIVKGNTRYSLSETEESDLFPIEEGYLTVYYDIHQDNKATAYQLIGEDAEQSLSGYYAEGSAQLAEDFSRQMFDLVNADRVEFDLDPLDWNDEIAAVSIDHSEDMAEQQYFSHENLEGASPFDRIREAGISYTRAGENIASGQPSAVMAQRGLMNSPGHRENILNQYYRELGVGTAFDMENRPFYTQKFYTR
- a CDS encoding helix-hairpin-helix domain-containing protein → MKKWFAMVTSAAAAWTIIPQARTKILNWLEDGENKDKTSEKKKLESADTSSEIKAKKAASSKRRRETEVETKKKQKSTSGAKKDSKSSSAKKNKAEAEKKQSQENSEEKEVQKPKTSSKKKDRETAGVPSEKEEKRDQQEKEKEVNINEETGGSPEQKEDSELHAAETSDKEEPAVKSSEAEEPVSADSGQAKETADEKNAEKEQIEEKQDEEKEEETSKESPAGKETSAGADNTEPEESDSEPEKEGPVFYKLNEATAEDLVNVPSIGTDLAEKIVKHRKEHGDFQSVDDLAEIRGVGERKLTQIKRFVDV
- a CDS encoding D-alanyl-D-alanine carboxypeptidase family protein, encoding MMNRSACTAAFFFSLLLIFMIPLQANASSGKTAFDSNAGKQVKQIPQYDASGLQGKSSLSVDEHFDISGQTNAAGSLIAANSIETIAYHKNGKSRFYPSSTTKIMTLYTALKHGNLDEEVLIPVEAVDVPYDSSLAEVRPGEKMSLETLLYGLMLPSGNDAAVATAHHISGSTEKFMELVNDEAAAMGAEDTHFVNPHGYHDPEHYTTPYDLALMMFELLKQEDAEQFLTTHTYKGDYTDPFGENKQRVWTTTNEQIYPVSKSYSPFVTGGKTGYTSQARYNLVSFTNAGGNLYVTAAMRGGKENRYTDTAYLVTSALAETEIPHSPVEQISGFTFWKK
- a CDS encoding beta-galactosidase, coding for MYIGVDYYPEQWPKERWKTDLELMKELGINVVRIGEFSWSLLEPEEGSYDFRLLDEAVSFIASYGMKVVLGTPTATPPAWLVQKYPEVLPVQEDGQTIGFGARRHYTVNSRVFRRMSRHIVEAMARRYGSLEAVIGWQTDNEYGHEKSDRSYGPRDQKAFQDWLKEKYGSLDDLNRRWGTVFWSQIYTDWAQIPVPRKVFQEHNPSLLLDFDRFCADAYTSYNKMQTDALRARIDKRQFITHNFVYTGLAQDQNAIAEDLDFISFDNYPVWGGLAEPIHPAAIARQHDLCRATKQGKGYWVMEELSGAQGWSQIGYLPRPGHLKLWTYQAISRGAEAIVYFRWRAARFGTEQFCHGILDHDGKPRRKFEEVRGVIQSLEPFADDFLEAVFPKEIGFYHDPENEWAWNIQPQSDNFSYPQEVLRFYEPAHALQMQTDIFREKEDLTDYKVLIVPVYFLAKKEMNEKFKQFAEAGGTIIFSYRTGVKDADNVVTDQTLPGELAELCGIEVHEYDSLRGERKGSVRGVRGALGGTGGNTEVWCDFIEPISAEVLAVYEDTWFDGKAAVTKNQYGKGTVYYVGSGLNRDMLLRLYKEAFTEAGLSLQMENTAVETVRRASGDVDYLSVMNHSTETAEHVELPAGSWKNASEKENEHVFKGLITLPPLTSIVLQKPKIT